From Variovorax sp. PMC12, the proteins below share one genomic window:
- a CDS encoding MATE family efflux transporter — protein sequence MKGVPVAPAGAARPLWKVFLFFLAPMLLSNILQSLSGTLNNIYVGQMLGVSALAAVSSFFPVMFFFIAFIIGLGAGASVLIGQAWGARDAAKAKAVAGTTLTVGVLAGLVIAVFGGAFTTPMLASLGTPPDVLADSTRYARIMLIAMPGVFVFLLATAMLRGVGDTVTPLLTLMISTLIGLVVTPALIRGWGGLPQLGVASGAWASVLSFAVATTWLGFRLRQRKSPLAPDAEFLRHLRIQPQLLKAVLKIGVPTGVQMIVVALAEVVLLSMVNSYGSSATAAYGAVNQVVAYVQFPAISIAITASILGAQAIGAGRANRLGDIAKTALLMNVVLTGSLVVLGYLFSRHLMAFFITSEPVLEIAQTLLHIMLWSLVIFGMASALSGIMRASGSVLVPTLISIVCILGVEVPVAYAMSHRIGLDGIWIAYPVTFGAMLLLQTAYYQLVWRKKAIHRLV from the coding sequence ATGAAGGGCGTGCCGGTCGCGCCCGCCGGCGCCGCGCGGCCTTTGTGGAAGGTCTTTCTTTTCTTCCTCGCGCCGATGTTGCTCAGCAACATCCTGCAATCGCTTTCGGGCACGCTCAACAACATCTACGTCGGGCAGATGCTCGGCGTGAGCGCGCTGGCGGCCGTGTCGAGCTTCTTCCCGGTGATGTTCTTCTTCATCGCCTTCATCATCGGCCTGGGCGCCGGCGCCTCGGTGCTGATCGGCCAGGCCTGGGGCGCGCGCGACGCCGCCAAGGCCAAGGCCGTGGCCGGCACCACGCTCACCGTGGGCGTGCTGGCGGGTCTCGTCATCGCCGTGTTCGGCGGCGCCTTCACCACGCCGATGCTGGCTTCGCTCGGCACGCCGCCCGACGTGCTGGCCGACTCCACGCGCTACGCCCGCATCATGCTGATCGCGATGCCGGGCGTGTTCGTGTTCCTGCTGGCCACCGCCATGCTGCGCGGGGTGGGCGACACCGTCACGCCGCTGCTCACGCTGATGATCTCGACGCTGATCGGGCTTGTGGTCACGCCCGCGCTCATCCGCGGCTGGGGCGGCCTGCCGCAGCTGGGCGTGGCGAGCGGCGCCTGGGCCTCGGTGCTCTCGTTCGCGGTGGCGACCACCTGGCTCGGCTTCCGGCTGCGCCAGCGCAAGAGCCCGCTGGCGCCCGACGCGGAGTTCCTGCGCCACCTGCGCATCCAGCCGCAGCTGCTGAAGGCGGTGCTCAAGATCGGCGTGCCCACGGGCGTGCAGATGATCGTGGTCGCGCTGGCCGAAGTGGTGCTGCTGTCGATGGTCAACAGCTACGGCTCCAGCGCCACGGCCGCCTACGGCGCGGTGAACCAGGTGGTGGCGTACGTGCAGTTCCCGGCCATCTCGATCGCCATCACCGCGTCGATCCTCGGCGCGCAGGCGATCGGCGCCGGCCGCGCCAACCGGCTCGGCGACATCGCCAAGACTGCGCTGCTGATGAACGTCGTGCTGACCGGCAGCCTGGTGGTGCTGGGCTACCTGTTCTCGCGCCATTTAATGGCGTTCTTCATCACGAGCGAGCCGGTGCTCGAGATCGCGCAGACGCTGCTGCACATCATGCTGTGGAGCCTGGTGATCTTCGGCATGGCTTCGGCGCTGTCGGGGATCATGCGCGCCAGCGGCTCGGTGCTGGTGCCGACGCTGATCTCCATCGTCTGCATCCTGGGCGTGGAGGTGCCGGTGGCGTATGCCATGAGCCACCGCATCGGGCTGGACGGCATCTGGATCGCCTACCCCGTGACCTTCGGCGCGATGCTGCTGCTGCAGACCGCGTACTACCAGCTGGTCTGGCGCAAGAAGGCGATCCACCGGCTGGTGTAG
- a CDS encoding DUF2239 family protein, which translates to MSPDTPPTILTVFFDFRRIARGTRAEVLDQLRRRDDPGPYLVFDDQTGAQLDLDLRELPDPEAEHRDEAPRGVGRPKLGVVAREVTLLPRHWDWLGRQPGGASVALRKLVDEARRVHADRDVVRATRETTYRVMTAIAGNLPGFEEATRALFAGEEQRFGHLIEPWPADLRAYLQELSAPGWSHE; encoded by the coding sequence ATGTCACCAGACACCCCTCCCACCATCCTCACGGTGTTCTTCGATTTCCGGCGCATCGCACGCGGCACCCGAGCCGAAGTGCTCGACCAGCTTCGTCGCCGCGACGACCCCGGACCCTATCTCGTGTTCGACGACCAGACCGGTGCGCAGCTCGACCTTGACCTGCGCGAGCTGCCTGACCCCGAAGCCGAACACCGCGACGAAGCGCCGCGCGGCGTCGGCCGCCCCAAGCTCGGCGTGGTCGCGCGCGAAGTCACGCTGCTGCCGCGCCACTGGGACTGGCTCGGCCGCCAGCCCGGCGGCGCCTCGGTCGCGCTGCGCAAGCTGGTCGACGAAGCGCGCCGCGTGCACGCCGACCGGGACGTCGTGCGCGCCACGCGCGAAACCACCTACCGCGTCATGACCGCCATCGCAGGCAACCTGCCCGGCTTCGAGGAAGCCACGCGCGCCCTGTTCGCCGGCGAGGAGCAACGCTTCGGCCACCTGATCGAACCCTGGCCCGCCGACCTGCGCGCCTACTTGCAGGAACTGTCCGCGCCCGGCTGGAGCCATGAATGA
- a CDS encoding MarR family transcriptional regulator codes for MSTDALSFCLDLGHAHARLALKLDDDLGAFHGLNFADFTLLYLLLRAEQGRMPMADLARTLGLPMSALIRKMLLLEKTGLAERVTGAGTDQRRHAALRSGGRQLVRDAVVTVEAHCRQALRAVDQRQLSDAHAVLRAI; via the coding sequence ATGAGCACCGACGCCCTCTCCTTCTGCCTGGACCTCGGCCATGCCCACGCCCGTCTGGCGCTGAAGCTGGACGACGACCTCGGTGCTTTCCACGGCTTGAATTTCGCCGACTTCACCCTCCTCTATCTGTTGTTGCGCGCGGAGCAAGGCCGCATGCCGATGGCAGACCTGGCGCGCACGCTCGGGCTGCCGATGTCGGCGCTGATCCGCAAGATGCTGCTGCTCGAAAAAACGGGCCTGGCCGAACGCGTGACCGGTGCCGGCACCGACCAGCGCCGCCATGCCGCACTTCGCTCCGGCGGTCGGCAGCTGGTGCGCGATGCGGTCGTCACAGTCGAAGCGCACTGCAGGCAGGCGCTCCGCGCCGTCGATCAGCGGCAGTTGTCCGACGCCCACGCCGTGCTGCGGGCGATATGA
- a CDS encoding GIY-YIG nuclease family protein, giving the protein MNLSSESRRALSRQYKESVRPAGVFVVRNTVNGRVYVAGSLDVEGAMNRARFELGLGSHRCKPLGQDWAAQGAAHFSFEVMDRVKEREDDPTFDRKAELEKLLALWQEELQCFGEKGYNKP; this is encoded by the coding sequence ATGAACCTGTCATCCGAAAGCAGGCGTGCGCTGAGCCGCCAATACAAGGAATCCGTGCGCCCGGCAGGCGTCTTCGTCGTGCGCAACACGGTGAACGGCCGTGTCTACGTGGCCGGCAGCCTCGACGTCGAGGGCGCCATGAACCGTGCGCGCTTCGAACTCGGCTTGGGCTCCCACCGCTGCAAGCCCCTGGGGCAGGATTGGGCCGCGCAGGGCGCGGCGCATTTCAGCTTCGAGGTGATGGACCGGGTCAAGGAGCGCGAGGACGACCCCACCTTCGATCGCAAGGCCGAGCTCGAAAAGCTGCTGGCGCTCTGGCAGGAGGAACTTCAGTGCTTCGGCGAGAAGGGCTACAACAAGCCATGA
- a CDS encoding LuxR C-terminal-related transcriptional regulator, with product MESELDISLTDIGTGARKYATPGQFGGLLAPSADTLPWPDFLTGQETKPVRVLLVDDDPFVRRVIAQELLSDLRIQLEGQAGTLREGRRLLMQHEFDVLMVDIRLGDGSGFELIEEAKKHRSAAEIIVISALEDEPQVLHAFELGASGYLVKNAWFQSYAQAVLQVVNGGAAITPRLARRLLVHLDHKRSNVNPVRPPDSKATLSAREREVLRLVATGYVTEEIALQLTISAQTVNAHVKNIYRKLHAHTRAQAVSFASHRGLL from the coding sequence ATGGAAAGCGAACTCGACATTTCATTGACAGACATCGGAACTGGGGCTAGGAAATATGCCACCCCCGGACAGTTCGGCGGGCTGCTCGCACCGTCCGCCGACACACTTCCATGGCCTGACTTTCTGACCGGTCAGGAGACCAAGCCGGTGCGGGTTCTTCTGGTCGACGACGACCCCTTCGTGAGACGCGTCATCGCACAGGAATTGCTGAGCGACCTGCGCATCCAGCTCGAAGGCCAGGCCGGCACCCTGCGCGAAGGACGGCGCCTGCTGATGCAGCATGAATTCGACGTGCTGATGGTGGACATCCGCCTCGGTGACGGCAGCGGATTCGAGCTGATCGAAGAGGCCAAGAAACACCGCAGCGCGGCCGAGATCATCGTCATCTCGGCGCTCGAGGACGAACCCCAGGTGCTGCACGCCTTCGAGCTCGGCGCATCGGGCTACCTGGTCAAGAACGCATGGTTCCAGAGCTATGCCCAGGCCGTGCTGCAGGTGGTCAACGGGGGCGCCGCCATCACCCCCCGGCTGGCCCGCCGGCTGCTCGTGCACCTCGATCACAAGCGCTCGAACGTCAACCCTGTGCGCCCGCCGGACAGCAAGGCGACGTTATCGGCACGGGAGCGCGAAGTGTTGCGACTTGTTGCGACAGGGTATGTCACCGAAGAGATCGCACTGCAGCTCACCATCAGTGCCCAGACGGTTAACGCCCACGTCAAGAACATCTACCGCAAGCTGCACGCGCACACCCGGGCCCAGGCGGTGAGCTTCGCGTCCCACCGGGGCCTGCTCTAG
- a CDS encoding sensor histidine kinase, which translates to MLTPQVFHLPHFLEDQYVWLSIASWCTLLTWLWPRIPRRRVLMWAGLAAAMHLTPVTAQVLRATSTITVMAHDMPAAFWALQALNVAVLGAIVSIWYFSQRRVARGRLMDAVLAERRRIANDLHDGVGSRLVALLASQDPKAATAPDSLSMALQACLLELQMTVDDLDDQTTATAVERLAHLRYRLRPAFDRLGVALVWDIADAAHDQPLPPEATMQICRVAQEALSNALRHSRATRVELHFGLQVTPRRLVLEVRDNGRGIGAVAGEQPEHLGKGLRSMHARAEAIGGELVVTDVAPHGLSVRLLVPCGPGKEPTEAGNRPESESML; encoded by the coding sequence ATGCTCACGCCGCAGGTCTTTCACCTACCGCACTTCCTGGAAGACCAGTATGTGTGGCTGTCGATAGCCTCGTGGTGCACGCTGCTGACCTGGCTGTGGCCGCGCATTCCCCGCCGCCGGGTGCTCATGTGGGCCGGGCTGGCCGCGGCGATGCATCTCACACCGGTGACGGCGCAGGTGCTGCGGGCCACCTCCACCATCACCGTGATGGCGCACGACATGCCCGCCGCCTTCTGGGCGCTGCAGGCGCTCAACGTGGCGGTGCTGGGCGCGATCGTGAGCATCTGGTACTTCTCCCAGCGCCGCGTGGCGCGCGGCCGGCTGATGGACGCGGTGCTGGCCGAGCGCCGGCGCATCGCCAACGACCTGCATGACGGCGTCGGCTCCCGGCTGGTGGCGCTGCTGGCCAGCCAGGACCCGAAGGCCGCCACGGCCCCCGACAGCCTGTCGATGGCGCTGCAGGCCTGCCTGCTCGAACTCCAGATGACGGTGGACGACCTGGACGACCAGACCACCGCCACCGCCGTCGAGCGGCTGGCCCACCTGCGCTACCGGCTGCGGCCCGCCTTCGACAGGCTGGGTGTCGCCCTGGTATGGGACATCGCCGATGCGGCGCATGACCAGCCTCTGCCGCCTGAAGCCACGATGCAGATCTGCCGGGTGGCACAGGAGGCGCTTTCGAACGCGCTGCGCCACTCGCGAGCGACACGCGTCGAGCTGCATTTCGGGCTGCAAGTCACTCCCCGGCGCCTGGTGCTCGAGGTGCGCGACAACGGACGCGGCATCGGCGCCGTGGCCGGCGAGCAGCCGGAGCACCTCGGCAAGGGCCTGCGCAGCATGCATGCGCGCGCCGAAGCCATCGGAGGCGAACTGGTCGTGACCGATGTCGCCCCGCATGGGCTCAGCGTGCGCCTGCTGGTGCCCTGCGGGCCCGGCAAGGAACCCACGGAGGCCGGGAACCGGCCCGAGTCCGAAAGCATGCTGTAA